The region ACCGACGGGTGATGGTCTGCAGCTCATCCACAGTATACTGCTTGGGGTCGATGCAGACTCCGCCCTTGGATCCACCGTACGGGAGATTTACGCACGCGCACTTGAATGTCATTATGGCGGCCAGGGCCTTCACCTCGTGAGAGTCCACATCTAGACCGTACCGGATTCCTACAAAAAAGAGGAACTAGcttagcttgaaaataatttaaccatattcaacaaaaaataaaatattataatgtatatctatttagaattttgtttttataaataagatTTCACAGTCTTCCAATTTAGAGAGTCTAAAAGGCAGATGATAAAAGCATAAAGCACTCAatcctgaagaattcgcgttctACGAAAACGTTTAattctgaagaattcgcgttctAAGATTTATGGAACGAAGGTATACTCACCCCCTTTTAGAGGCAGGCGATGGCGAACATGATGCGAGCGATAGCCGCTTATGATCTCGTAGGTGCCATTCTTGCGCACAATGGGAAAGTTGACCTCCACCGAGGTGGAGACACTGCCGACCAGGTTGAGGATAGCAGACACACGGGCCTGACGCTCCTCGGGCTTCATATGCGGGTACTTCTCCATCTCCTTGACCAGAGCCGGCTCCATGGTCTGGGCGGCCTTGTGGTAGTAGTACATCACCATGGCCGAGAACTCGGGGTCCTTGTCCGTCTCGACCTTTTTGAGGTTCTCGGGCATTTGGTGCTCCAAGCGAACCGACATTGACTTAGGCCTAAGGCGCCGCATTTTGCCAAGGACGGATGTCACACTGCGAAACAtcctggagcagcagcaggttaTCACGGCACAAAAGGATGTTAAGGAGAATTTGGCAATCTCACAGAAATattcaagaaaaaaatatatatataggaaGACACAAAGAGGACAAAGACCACTTTGAAATATCAACCAGAGAGAACTAAGACAGAGTCGTGTTTGATGTATTTTCATATCGgttttcttttattgtttttatcatTAGCAATGTTAATGGTAGCTTTAATATTACGATGTACGCTTgtataaatacaatattttagaATTGCTCTACAAATGTATGTGTATCTATGTATCAATATAACGTTATGTTTATGCGTGTAATACGTGGCTAAGCGTCTACGAGCTAGTCTTAAGTAGTTAATAGCTATACACAAGGTAATAAACACTTCTTGAACGGTCGACTAACGCACTAGGGAGGGCCTAACAGCTATGGGGTAGCCTATAAGTATACATAAAGTAGACGCTAACAAAAGTTCATCGGTTGCATCGGATGATGATCAACTATTGTGCCGTTTTACGTTTAAAACTTTTGGGATCGCACGGAAGCGCACAGAAGTAGAGTACGGGGTGTACAGGATAATGGGGAGGCTTGGGAGTGGAAAACTTAGTTGTACCAGTAGCACAGATTACAGATTACAGATTACAGGTTACAGGTTATACATAAATACTAGAGACCTACTTATGTGGTATGCCGTACACTCATACACTCATCTCCAACGCTATATACATGCATGATTCTGAAATGTTTCTGGTTTCTGGTGCCCCGTGCGGGTAAAATGATTATGTAAGTATAACAAAATGTTGCGCTCTAATATCACTTTTTGGGGGGACACATGCTTTATATGGCCTCTATCAACGTTCGATCCGCGACACAACAGACTATGCGAGAACGAAGAAACATCAACGCATTGCACACAGAAttctcaaatttaattcgctcCAACTTCATCAACTGGTTCTCCTGCTTTAGATCGGCTTACGACTAACTCtgaagtattttaaattaatttcaaattaattcaaaagtCTAATTTATACACGATAATTACAAGCAAATCGGTTTTCATGGGTTGTTTCGGGTGGGGGGATTGGGACTTTGGGGTGGGCCAACACTTTAATCTCGTAGCAAGATCGCAGATCGGGGGACTGCTGCTTAAAAGCTAACATCACGCTTGGTAAACAATAACGCTCGAAAGTATTTTGCGGTTGGTTGAGTACAATCCGTGGCTGGGAGCAGGTCTCCTGGAACTGAACTCCCGATTCAGGCAGCTTCTCCGCTGCTCAGCTGCTAGTCCACATCTTTCTTCTCAATCTTAAGATCGTACTTGGCCACCAGCTCCTCGGGGGTGTGCCTGTTTATGCAGACAAAATGTTGATTAATATGTTTTCAATTGgcttataattttcaaaaacctACCCAACTAGATTCTGGAGATCACAGACAAAGCGGTAGACATATCGTTTGCCAGCCGTCTTGTGGATGATGTTCTTGTCGTAGTAGTAACGCAGTCCTCGACTCAGCTTCTCATAGTTCATCTTGGGCTTGTTCTTGCGGATGCCCCACCGACGAGCAACCTAATAAAGATACACAAAAGTAAGTTACAgattcaaaaatagttatcttATATAAGAAACCCACCTCATCGGGATCGGTGAGCTTGAACTCCCAGCCATCTCCTGTCCAGGAGATGAAGCTCTGGCACGTCTTGTCCAGCAGCAGCTCGAGCAGGAACTGCCACAGCTGAATGGGCCCCGATCCTGTGAAGCACGGCACGCCGCCCTGCGTCGTATAGCCGCCCAGGAGGCCCTTGTCCAGACCCAGGGTGCTCATGTAGGCCGCCGGATGCTGGTGGGCATGGGCGCCCCACTGATCCATGGCCGAGGGCTGGGCGCCCATCGACTGGAAGGATTGGGCATCGTAGGGCGTAAACTCCGGCGGATAGCCATCATGGAATCGATTCCTTCCCCCGTACGTGGCATAGAACTCGGAGCTGCTGTCCATGTAGCCATTGCCTGTCCCAGAACCACCTCCACTTGccccgccgcctcctccgccactACCGTTGCCCGCACTCGATTGCTGACTCTGGTGATCCTGTGCCGAGATCGTGCTGTGGTAGTCGGTTTCATCGCCCCCGGAACTACCGCCTCCCGTTGgcccactgccactgccactgctgtAGGCGGCCAGATGGGCGGGCATGCCATAACTACTGAGATCCGTGGGATCGTTttggctgttgctgccgccgtaGCCAATGCTGCTGCTCTGGGTGCCTGGCTCCTCTTTCAGCTGGTGGTAGATCGCCGCCATGGTAGCCATATAGTTgatgttgttattgttattattgttgttattgctgcccgcattgttgttgttgctgctgctgttcgtgttgctgctgctgctggtgttgttgctctcgccgttgttgttgctattgttgtttTGCTGGACAGCGGGCGGCAGCATggagttgctgctgttgttgttgctgctggcgttGCTGCTGCCATTGACAGTCGGCTGCTgcgattgctgctgctgcgggggcgggctgttgtt is a window of Drosophila biarmipes strain raj3 chromosome 3R, RU_DBia_V1.1, whole genome shotgun sequence DNA encoding:
- the LOC108024647 gene encoding ETS-like protein pointed isoform X2 gives rise to the protein MPPSAFLVNASIISAANALDSDKEQQLQEHLQQQQQQQHQHQHHFTSSSSSNNNCHTAPNYNMVLQSYENYPSYHLAQHHHHAHHHHSHHPHHQLAQQPGLHHHAMQQHQQQGQHLHQQQQQHLTHQQQHQQQQQQQHQQSYGSAQLPHHRLSGGSTGSTTTTSSGSSSSGSSSSGSSTQGFASGAGSGSGSSGPSTTANNLVGALSSSTAASLGLGYFNDMAPFVGDGNAYYTDSDVNFFSSGYNTSNAHERSNNSPPPQQQQSQQPTVNGSSNASSNNNSSNSMLPPAVQQNNNSNNNGESNNTSSSSNTNSSSNNNNAGSNNNNNNNNNINYMATMAAIYHQLKEEPGTQSSSIGYGGSNSQNDPTDLSSYGMPAHLAAYSSGSGSGPTGGGSSGGDETDYHSTISAQDHQSQQSSAGNGSGGGGGGASGGGSGTGNGYMDSSSEFYATYGGRNRFHDGYPPEFTPYDAQSFQSMGAQPSAMDQWGAHAHQHPAAYMSTLGLDKGLLGGYTTQGGVPCFTGSGPIQLWQFLLELLLDKTCQSFISWTGDGWEFKLTDPDEVARRWGIRKNKPKMNYEKLSRGLRYYYDKNIIHKTAGKRYVYRFVCDLQNLVGHTPEELVAKYDLKIEKKDVD
- the LOC108024647 gene encoding ETS-like protein pointed isoform X3, with protein sequence MTNEWIDWNDSRMLPPLRSANYNHHHQTFLPNNYQCFSGKFHLKGQKLQQLSTNLSKLKEVPTALPPLTPGTNRKVNEVLKASFASWEKEVQNCNITKDPREWTEEHVIYWLNWAKNEFSLVSMNLDPFYKMKGRAMVDLGKEKFLAITPPFTGDILWEHLDILQKDCEKPNEDIVHGNSFESATTASVCGSDHQVANYPTEPPANSNNSSINSRLSMDYVTSAGNSDTKNFHRATPHSLNGYNTSNAHERSNNSPPPQQQQSQQPTVNGSSNASSNNNSSNSMLPPAVQQNNNSNNNGESNNTSSSSNTNSSSNNNNAGSNNNNNNNNNINYMATMAAIYHQLKEEPGTQSSSIGYGGSNSQNDPTDLSSYGMPAHLAAYSSGSGSGPTGGGSSGGDETDYHSTISAQDHQSQQSSAGNGSGGGGGGASGGGSGTGNGYMDSSSEFYATYGGRNRFHDGYPPEFTPYDAQSFQSMGAQPSAMDQWGAHAHQHPAAYMSTLGLDKGLLGGYTTQGGVPCFTGSGPIQLWQFLLELLLDKTCQSFISWTGDGWEFKLTDPDEVARRWGIRKNKPKMNYEKLSRGLRYYYDKNIIHKTAGKRYVYRFVCDLQNLVGHTPEELVAKYDLKIEKKDVD
- the LOC108024647 gene encoding ETS-like protein pointed isoform X1 translates to MELAICKTDLSATKFMLPPSLPSSAAIGSSSSAVSATASHFLDKAAHELFQLNAINGHLFKSPASGHLNSVGNPSILSHLSGINNSISQAGQVSTMRLKKNRKVTFLSSLVESRNIFIKEEPIHGCKDLCSLSDISDHEPALEVPTALPPLTPGTNRKVNEVLKASFASWEKEVQNCNITKDPREWTEEHVIYWLNWAKNEFSLVSMNLDPFYKMKGRAMVDLGKEKFLAITPPFTGDILWEHLDILQKDCEKPNEDIVHGNSFESATTASVCGSDHQVANYPTEPPANSNNSSINSRLSMDYVTSAGNSDTKNFHRATPHSLNGYNTSNAHERSNNSPPPQQQQSQQPTVNGSSNASSNNNSSNSMLPPAVQQNNNSNNNGESNNTSSSSNTNSSSNNNNAGSNNNNNNNNNINYMATMAAIYHQLKEEPGTQSSSIGYGGSNSQNDPTDLSSYGMPAHLAAYSSGSGSGPTGGGSSGGDETDYHSTISAQDHQSQQSSAGNGSGGGGGGASGGGSGTGNGYMDSSSEFYATYGGRNRFHDGYPPEFTPYDAQSFQSMGAQPSAMDQWGAHAHQHPAAYMSTLGLDKGLLGGYTTQGGVPCFTGSGPIQLWQFLLELLLDKTCQSFISWTGDGWEFKLTDPDEVARRWGIRKNKPKMNYEKLSRGLRYYYDKNIIHKTAGKRYVYRFVCDLQNLVGHTPEELVAKYDLKIEKKDVD